One genomic window of Halorubrum hochsteinianum includes the following:
- a CDS encoding hemolysin family protein: MDFTIAFVGVGAILVLTAVSAFFSSSELAVFSVPTHRIDSLVATDVPGAKALSALRDDSHRFLVTALVSNNVANIAAASVATAVFVRFGFSGGEAATGSTLVTSVFVIVFGEIAPKSYAVANAEKHALRVSRIVVAIQRVLRPILFVFEALSGVVNRFTGGESAIESYLTREEIATFVRSGEAAGALDPEEGAMIRGVLDLETTTVAAVMVPRTDVVALPDTASPADALSRAASEGVTRMPVYGENRDDVVGIVDVRDAIRANDAGDDLASALSEPTFVPETKPLDELFAEMRAGEARMVVVVDEHGAVVGIATLEDLFEEVVGELVGRWETDAVDLVAPDAAVVRGWTTVSHLNETLGLSLPADAGAETVAGLVTRQLGRLPTEGDRVAVGNVTLAVTGATATRVTRVRVEHADESGFGVVDGAADGPVDAA, encoded by the coding sequence ATGGACTTCACGATCGCGTTCGTCGGCGTCGGGGCCATCCTCGTGCTCACCGCCGTCAGCGCATTCTTCTCCAGTTCGGAGCTCGCGGTGTTCTCCGTGCCGACACACCGGATCGACTCGCTCGTCGCGACCGACGTGCCGGGCGCGAAGGCGCTGTCGGCGCTGCGCGACGACTCGCACCGCTTCCTCGTCACCGCCCTCGTGAGCAACAACGTCGCCAACATCGCCGCCGCGTCGGTCGCGACCGCGGTGTTCGTGCGGTTCGGGTTCTCCGGCGGCGAGGCGGCCACGGGGTCGACGCTCGTCACCTCGGTGTTCGTCATCGTCTTCGGCGAGATCGCGCCGAAGTCGTACGCGGTCGCCAACGCGGAGAAGCACGCGCTTCGCGTCTCCCGGATCGTCGTCGCGATCCAGCGCGTCCTCCGCCCGATCCTGTTCGTGTTCGAGGCGCTCTCGGGGGTCGTCAACCGCTTCACCGGCGGCGAGTCCGCCATCGAGTCGTACCTCACCCGCGAGGAGATCGCGACGTTCGTCCGGTCGGGCGAGGCCGCGGGCGCGCTCGACCCCGAGGAGGGCGCGATGATCCGCGGCGTCCTCGATTTAGAGACCACGACCGTCGCCGCGGTGATGGTCCCCCGCACCGACGTGGTCGCGCTCCCCGACACGGCCAGCCCCGCGGACGCGCTCTCCCGGGCCGCGAGCGAGGGCGTCACCCGGATGCCGGTCTACGGCGAGAACCGCGACGACGTGGTCGGGATCGTCGACGTGCGCGACGCGATCCGCGCGAACGACGCCGGCGACGACCTCGCGAGCGCGCTCAGCGAACCGACGTTCGTCCCTGAGACGAAGCCGCTCGACGAGCTGTTCGCCGAGATGCGGGCCGGCGAGGCGCGGATGGTCGTCGTCGTCGACGAGCACGGCGCGGTCGTCGGGATCGCGACCCTGGAGGACCTCTTCGAGGAGGTCGTCGGGGAGCTGGTCGGGCGGTGGGAGACGGACGCCGTCGACCTCGTCGCCCCCGACGCGGCCGTCGTCCGCGGCTGGACGACGGTGTCGCATCTCAACGAGACGCTCGGCCTCTCGCTCCCCGCGGACGCGGGAGCCGAGACCGTGGCGGGGCTGGTCACCCGACAGCTCGGCCGGCTCCCCACCGAGGGCGACCGCGTCGCGGTCGGAAACGTGACGCTCGCCGTCACGGGCGCGACCGCGACCCGAGTCACGCGGGTCCGGGTCGAGCACGCCGACGAGAGCGGGTTCGGCGTCGTCGACGGAGCCGCCGACGGACCGGTCGACGCCGCGTGA
- a CDS encoding DUF7504 family protein translates to MVSRWACDRCGFVAWTRDRSDISEVTGSHLLAHHSDALSKSDFRVSWDCPYCATAKTAYDTDGAVAEFKTHLHGHATDRIDDGVHVADRVGWDGVVRVDASPTGGEADALRAHFHGAAGLVVAVTPAPERLVRALDERLSSWPRRTVIVSTGEYDFEATPDVDFEGLDVELVELDPRLSPDEVGETVSRILDANHEPGERVSLEVSVFHQIVAAFDVERAVAFVRMLAARLADAGGVLQLYVDADADRNVATVLNFLDETIDLTVAVDGDRFVRRP, encoded by the coding sequence ATGGTGAGCCGCTGGGCGTGCGACCGGTGCGGGTTCGTCGCGTGGACGCGGGACCGGTCCGACATCTCGGAGGTGACGGGGTCACACCTGCTCGCGCACCACTCCGACGCGCTCTCGAAGTCCGACTTCCGCGTGAGCTGGGACTGCCCGTACTGCGCCACCGCCAAGACCGCCTACGACACCGACGGCGCGGTCGCCGAGTTCAAGACGCACCTCCACGGCCACGCGACCGACCGGATCGACGACGGCGTCCACGTGGCCGACCGGGTGGGCTGGGACGGCGTCGTCCGGGTCGACGCCTCCCCGACCGGCGGCGAGGCCGACGCGCTCCGGGCGCACTTCCACGGCGCTGCGGGGCTCGTCGTCGCCGTGACGCCCGCGCCGGAGCGACTGGTCCGCGCGCTCGACGAGCGCCTCTCCTCGTGGCCGCGCCGGACGGTGATCGTCAGCACCGGCGAGTACGACTTCGAGGCGACGCCGGACGTCGACTTCGAGGGGCTCGACGTCGAACTCGTCGAACTCGACCCGCGCCTCTCCCCCGACGAGGTCGGCGAGACCGTCTCGCGGATCCTCGACGCGAACCACGAGCCCGGCGAGCGCGTCTCGCTGGAGGTGAGCGTCTTCCATCAGATCGTCGCCGCCTTCGACGTCGAGCGCGCGGTCGCGTTCGTCCGCATGCTCGCCGCGCGCCTCGCCGACGCCGGCGGCGTGTTACAGCTGTACGTCGACGCCGACGCGGACCGCAACGTCGCCACCGTCCTGAACTTCCTCGACGAGACGATCGACCTCACCGTCGCGGTCGACGGCGACCGGTTCGTCCGCCGACCGTAG
- the serA gene encoding phosphoglycerate dehydrogenase, translated as MKVLVTDPIADAGLDRLQDAGHEVVTDYESEGEALLDAVADANALIVRSGTEVTEAVFEAAPDLVIVGRAGIGVDNIDIDAATDHGVIVANAPEGNVRAAAEHTVAMTFAVARSIPQAHGRLVDGEWAKGEFLGTEVNNKTLTIVGLGRVGQEVAKRLDSLRMDLVVYDPYISEERAERLGAELVEDLHEALGRGDFATIHTPLLPETEGMIGEDELAQLEGGYLINCARGGIVDEAALAEAVDDGVLAGAALDSFAEEPLPDDSPLLDVEEVVVTPHLGASTEAAQENVAVDTAEAVLAAFDDEPVLTALNAPSVDETAFPRIEPYIDVAETAGKVAAQLLDGRITEVEATYEGDIAAEDVDLVTASALKGVFEPLEWQVNAVNAPRLAEERGIEVTESKTRQTDDFQSLVRVTVRNGDGEIAVEGTLFAGEDARIVRIDGFRVDAVPYGHMLVARNTDEPGVIGLIGTVLGDHDVNIAGMFNGRETQGGEALTVYNLDAAVPDAAIEELLADDRIVEITEITLDAAEARADE; from the coding sequence ATGAAGGTACTCGTGACCGACCCCATCGCGGACGCGGGGTTGGACCGACTCCAAGACGCCGGCCACGAGGTCGTCACCGACTACGAGAGCGAGGGGGAGGCGTTGCTCGACGCCGTCGCCGACGCCAACGCGCTGATCGTGCGGTCCGGAACCGAGGTCACGGAGGCCGTCTTCGAGGCCGCCCCCGACCTCGTCATCGTCGGCCGCGCCGGCATCGGCGTGGACAACATCGACATCGACGCCGCCACCGACCACGGCGTCATCGTCGCGAACGCCCCCGAGGGGAACGTCCGCGCCGCCGCCGAACACACGGTGGCGATGACGTTCGCCGTCGCGCGCTCGATCCCGCAGGCGCACGGCCGCCTCGTCGACGGCGAGTGGGCGAAAGGCGAGTTCCTCGGCACCGAGGTGAACAACAAGACGCTCACCATCGTCGGCCTCGGCCGCGTCGGGCAGGAGGTCGCGAAGCGGCTCGACTCGCTCAGGATGGATCTGGTGGTCTACGACCCGTACATCTCCGAGGAGCGCGCAGAGCGGCTCGGTGCCGAGCTCGTCGAGGACCTCCACGAGGCGCTCGGGCGGGGCGACTTCGCGACGATCCACACGCCACTGCTCCCCGAGACCGAGGGGATGATCGGCGAGGACGAGCTGGCCCAACTGGAGGGCGGCTACCTGATCAACTGCGCCCGCGGCGGCATCGTCGACGAGGCCGCGCTCGCGGAGGCGGTCGATGACGGCGTCCTCGCGGGCGCTGCGCTCGACTCCTTCGCCGAGGAGCCGCTCCCGGACGACTCGCCGCTCTTAGACGTCGAGGAGGTCGTCGTGACGCCGCACCTCGGCGCGTCGACGGAGGCAGCCCAGGAGAACGTCGCGGTCGACACCGCCGAGGCCGTGCTCGCCGCGTTCGACGACGAACCCGTGCTCACCGCGCTCAACGCCCCCTCGGTCGACGAGACGGCGTTCCCGCGGATCGAGCCGTACATCGACGTGGCCGAGACCGCGGGGAAGGTGGCCGCACAGTTGCTCGACGGCCGGATCACCGAGGTCGAGGCGACCTACGAGGGTGACATCGCCGCGGAGGACGTCGACCTCGTCACCGCGAGCGCGCTGAAGGGCGTCTTCGAGCCGCTGGAGTGGCAGGTGAACGCCGTGAACGCGCCGCGGCTCGCCGAGGAGCGCGGCATCGAGGTTACCGAGTCGAAGACGCGGCAGACCGACGACTTCCAGAGCCTCGTCCGCGTCACCGTCCGCAACGGCGACGGCGAGATAGCGGTCGAGGGGACCCTGTTCGCCGGCGAGGACGCCCGCATCGTCCGCATCGACGGCTTCCGCGTCGACGCGGTCCCGTACGGGCACATGCTCGTCGCGCGCAACACCGACGAGCCCGGCGTCATCGGGCTCATCGGGACCGTGCTCGGCGACCACGACGTGAACATTGCCGGGATGTTCAACGGCCGCGAGACGCAGGGCGGGGAGGCGCTCACCGTCTACAACCTCGACGCCGCCGTCCCCGACGCCGCCATCGAGGAACTCCTCGCCGACGACCGGATCGTCGAGATCACCGAGATCACGCTGGACGCCGCCGAGGCGCGCGCCGACGAGTAG